One Huiozyma naganishii CBS 8797 chromosome 4, complete genome genomic region harbors:
- the NEO1 gene encoding aminophospholipid-translocating P4-type ATPase NEO1 (similar to Saccharomyces cerevisiae NEO1 (YIL048W); ancestral locus Anc_7.234), translated as MSSESFPSLHNNNINNSSRDHISGSGSGKNNTKSDSSRNINVLNKQGANTSLDSFDLQFDTSFDAALDNLEIHTQKESQRRKDSGGNTVPESFEMASLDNDIAIPKKHSMDDTNPLLDRENASRANSMDINGPYSSSLRTLSSDNIFQRFSKYVKRSTSTSGWRLPSNGTSITLNEDNVEREVHPGTTPIYDKNKYPTNEVSNAKYNAITFVPTLLYEQFKFFFNLYFLIVALSQAVPALRIGYLSSYIVPLAFVLTVTMSKEALDDVQRRRRDMESNNELYEVVSQNRMVPSKDLKVGELVKLHKGDRVPADMILLRSSESSGETFIKTDQLDGETDWKLRVAPAVTQSLDDSDLQNKITITASAPKKSIHAFLGKVTYKNSSSNPLSIDNTLWANTVLASTGYCVGCVVYTGKDTRQAMNTTVATVKTGLLELEINSISKILCASVFALSVALVCFAGFHNNDWYVDIMRYLILFSTIIPVSLRVNLDLAKSVYAHQIEHDKTIPETIVRTSTIPEDLGRIEYLLSDKTGTLTQNDMQLKKIHLGTVSYTPETNDIVSGYVSNLIGRKSTIGGVSTSRRDISGRVCDMIVALAICHNVTPTFEDDELTYQAASPDEIAIVKFTEVVGLSLFKRDRHSVTLLHSKSGATFHYDILKTFPFNSDSKRMGIIVYDKERDEYLFFQKGADTVMSKIVESNDWLEEETANMAREGLRTLVVGRKKLSKKLFEQFNKDYEEASLSMLSRDQQMSGIIGKFLEHDLELLGLTGVEDKLQKDVKSSIELLRNAGIKIWMLTGDKVETARCVSISAKLISRGQYVHIITKLSKPEGALNQLEYLKINKNACLLIDGESLSMYLTYYREEFFDIAIRLPTVIACRCTPQQKADVALIIRELTGKRVCCIGDGGNDVSMIQCADVGVGIVGKEGKQASLAADFSITQFCHLTELLLWHGRNSYKRSAKLAQFVMHRGLVIAICQAVYSICSSFEPIALYKGWLMVGYATCYTMAPVFSLTLDHDIDESLTKMYPELYKDLTEGKSLSYKTFFVWCALSLYQGCIIQWFSQAFTGLATDNFTKMVSISFTALVINELIMVALEIYTWNKTMVVTELVTFAFYVASVPFLGEYFQLKYMTTIRFYAGLLVILLISIFPVWASKSVYRALHPPSYAKVQEFTTV; from the coding sequence ATGAGTTCTGAATCGTTCCCTTCGCTtcataataataatataaaCAATAGCAGCAGAGATCATATTAGTGGTTCCGGATCAGGGAAGAATAACACCAAGTCTGACAGCAGTCGTAATATAAACGTGCTTAACAAACAGGGTGCCAACACTAGCTTGGATTCGTTTGACCTGCAATTTGATACTTCCTTTGACGCAGCTCTGGATAACTTAGAAATTCATACTCAAAAAGAGtcccagaggaggaaggaTTCGGGTGGAAACACCGTGCCtgaaagttttgaaatgGCCAGCTTAGATAATGATATTGCAATACCAAAGAAGCACTCCATGGACGATACTAATCCATTACTTGACAGGGAAAACGCTTCACGAGCAAACAGCATGGACATTAATGGACCCTACTCATCATCATTAAGAACCTTGTCCAGTGAtaatattttccaaagattTTCGAAGTACGTTAAAAGAAGCACGTCGACAAGCGGTTGGAGGTTGCCTTCTAATGGAACATCCATTACACTGAATGAGGATAATGTGGAGAGAGAAGTTCATCCAGGAACCACGCCCATATAcgataaaaataaatacCCAACAAACGAAGTGTCGAACGCCAAATACAACGCCATAACATTCGTACCCACATTGCTTTACGAACAGTTTaagtttttcttcaatctctACTTCTTAATTGTTGCGTTATCCCAGGCTGTACCGGCATTGAGAATCGGATACTTATCTTCTTACATTGTTCCATTGGCTTTTGTTTTAACCGTAACGATGAGCAAAGAGGCCTTGGATGAcgttcaaagaagaaggagagatATGGAATCTAATAATGAGCTATATGAGGTGGTAAGCCAAAACCGGATGGTTCCCAGTAAGGATCTAAAGGTTGGAGAGTTAGTCAAGTTGCACAAGGGCGATCGAGTTCCTGCTGACATGATATTGCTACGATCCAGCGAATCTTCGGGTGAAACTTTCATCAAAACAGATCAATTAGATGGTGAAACGGACTGGAAGTTGCGAGTTGCGCCTGCTGTAACACAGAGTTTGGATGACAGCGACTTGCAGAACAAAATCACGATCACTGCCTCCGCTCCCAAAAAATCCATCCATGCCTTTTTGGGGAAGGTCACTTATAAAAACTCCTCCTCAAATCCATTAAGCATAGACAATACCTTATGGGCCAACACAGTTTTAGCATCCACTGGATATTGTGTAGGATGTGTGGTATACACCGGTAAAGACACCAGACAGGCCATGAACACAACGGTTGCAACTGTGAAAACAGGATTGTTGGAACTTGAGATCAATAGCATTTCTAAGATACTTTGCGCTTCCGTTTTTGCTCTTTCTGTTGCGCTTGTTTGTTTTGCAGGCTTCCATAACAATGACTGGTACGTTGATATTATGCGGTATTTGATTCTTTTTTCCACAATTATCCCTGTGTCATTAAGGGTAAACCTTGATTTAGCAAAGTCCGTCTACGCGCACCAAATAGAGCACGATAAGACTATTCCTGAAACAATAGTAAGAACTAGTACAATTCCTGAGGATTTGGGCCGCATTGAATACCTTTTGAGTGATAAAACTGGTACATTGACACAGAACGATatgcaattgaagaagatacATTTGGGAACAGTGTCGTATACGCCTGAAACCAATGATATAGTTTCCGGTTACGTTTCCAACCTAATTGGAAGGAAAAGTACAATTGGGGGTGTCTcaacttcgagaagagaCATTAGTGGAAGAGTGTGTGACATGATTGTTGCTTTAGCAATCTGCCATAACGTTACTCCAACCTTCGAAGATGACGAATTGACGTATCAAGCAGCTTCACCCGATGAGATTGCGATAGTTAAGTTTACAGAGGTTGTCGGTTTATCactgttcaaaagagaCCGGCATTCTGTCACCTTGCTGCACAGCAAAAGTGGGGCCACCTTCCATTATGACATCCTAAAAACGTTTCCCTTCAATTCCGATTCAAAACGGATGGGTATCATTGTATATGACAAAGAACGTGATGaatatttgttttttcagAAGGGAGCTGATACTGTCATGAGTAAAATTGTTGAATCAAATGATTGgttggaagaagaaacggCGAATATGGCTCGTGAAGGTTTAAGAACTTTGGTAGTTGGCAGAAAGAAATTGtcaaaaaaacttttcgaACAATTTAATAAGGATTATGAGGAAGCGTCGCTTTCGATGTTGAGTCGCGATCAACAAATGAGCGGCATTATAGGTaaatttttggaacacGATCTGGAACTATTGGGTCTCACTGGTGTAGAGGACAAACTACAAAAAGATGTTAAATCATCCATTGAGTTGTTGAGAAATGCCGGTATAAAAATCTGGATGTTGACTGGTGATAAAGTTGAAACTGCACGCTGTGTGTCTATAAGTGCAAAATTGATATCAAGAGGACAATATGTCCACATCATAACAAAATTAAGCAAACCTGAAGGTGCGCTAAACCAACTTGAATACTTGAAAATTAACAAAAATGCCTGTTTGTTAATTGATGGGGAGTCGCTATCAATGTATCTAACTTATTACAGAGAAGAATTCTTTGATATTGCCATACGTTTACCAACGGTAATTGCGTGTCGTTGTACTCCTCAACAAAAAGCTGACGTGGCTTTGATTATTCGTGAACTAACGGGTAAGAGAGTGTGTTGTATAGGCGATGGTGGCAATGACGTTAGTATGATTCAGTGTGCAGATGTCGGTGTAGGCATTGTGGGTAAAGAGGGAAAACAGGCGTCTCTGGCTGCTGATTTCTCAATTACCCAGTTTTGTCATTTAACAGAACTACTTCTATGGCACGGGAGAAACTCTTATAAGAGGTCTGCCAAGTTGGCCCAATTTGTCATGCATAGAGGTTTGGTGATTGCAATCTGTCAGGCAGTATACTCGATCTGTTCAAGTTTTGAACCAATCGCGCTGTATAAGGGATGGTTAATGGTTGGGTACGCTACGTGTTACACCATGGCACCGGTTTTCTCTTTGACTCTAGACCACGACATTGACGAGTCTCTAACTAAGATGTACCCTGAACTATACAAAGATTTGACGGAGGGGAAAAGTTTATCTTATAAAAccttttttgtttggtgCGCCTTATCCTTATATCAAGGGTGCATCATTCAATGGTTTTCTCAAGCATTTACTGGACTTGCAACAGACAACTTTACCAAAATGGTTTCCATTAGTTTTACTGCATTGGTCATCAATGAGTTGATAATGGTTGCTTTGGAGATTTATACGTGGAATAAAACCATGGTGGTTACAGAACTGGTAACATTTGCTTTTTATGTTGCATCTGTACCGTTTTTGGGAGAATACTTTCAATTAAAGTATATGACCACTATCAGGTTTTACGCTGGCCTGTTGGTAATATTGTTGATCTCCATTTTCCCTGTTTGGGCATCAAAATCGGTATATAGAGCATTGCATCCACCAAGTTATGCAAAAGTGCAAGAATTTACAACCGTCTGA